From one Anopheles bellator chromosome 1, idAnoBellAS_SP24_06.2, whole genome shotgun sequence genomic stretch:
- the LOC131216642 gene encoding eukaryotic translation elongation factor 1 epsilon-1, translating into MATVDNTKRIAAFLGVPLGKVGYNSEKILTRTKSTNEPSISGFSSIVQSLVRETKVVGPLPRNFETECQILQWLDYSVLFVAPSNKDKHVAKHLLEELNHYLQSRSYLVRDTLSVADVVVFHTIYETMTSLQPLEKESYLNVSRWFHHLQQLDEVRQGKLLLNFSTLQLLEWATGTHA; encoded by the exons ATGGCCACGGTGGACAATACCAAACGGATTGCGGCGTTCTTAGGAGTACCGCTAGGGAAAGTTGGATACAACTCAGAGAAG atTCTTACCCGCACGAAGTCTACCAACGAGCCAAGCATTTCCGGATTCTCCTCCATTGTACAATCCCTCGTGAGGGAAACAAAGGTAGTCGGACCACTCCCGCGGAACTTTGAAACAGAATGCCAAATTCTGCAGTGGCTCGATTACTCCGTGCTTTTCGTTGCGCCCTCCAACAAGGACAAACACGTCGCGAAGCACCTACTGGAG GAGCTGAACCACTACTTGCAGAGCCGATCGTATTTGGTCAGGGATACACTTAGCGTGGCCGACGTGGTGGTATTTCACACTATTTATGAAACAATG aCCTCCCTGCAACCACTTGAAAAAGAAAGCTACTTGAATGTGTCCCGTTGGTTCCACCATTTACAACAATTGGATGAGGTTCGTCAAGGCAAGCTTCTACTCAATTTTTCAACGTTACAACTGTTGGAATGGGCCACAGGCACACACGCCTAA
- the LOC131216594 gene encoding RAB6-interacting golgin — MSKQFVGFSDDDIYKITRQATGKDAARKCEELSRPHKKLPQAPPGAVKFMPPPIIDNGNNLSCVDSSIYPNHPIQQAVAFKPLPVMMKVPEDESILVLPNKPMTSQVPGNILAGNTPLAGFKPAGDLVTPFKGMSLKDFEHQRKLMEEQNRQKREILHKAIEQHAQKTAAEASKIQEIKSELTKLDSELAADVAILRKQIDAASLHFTNVEKNYLNIENLFLKAKVELHQALEKKEMLTEHLCAIISHNEERKAKRLSDLMEKVGISVNGDLDDTINSNSTVATDANSTAHPPGN, encoded by the exons ATGTCTAAGCAATTTGTTGGGTTCTCCGATGACGATATTTACAAAATCACTCGCCAAGCGACTGGCAAAGATGCAG CAAGGAAATGTGAAGAATTGTCGCGTCCGCACAAAAAACTGCCTCAAGCACCACCCGGCGCAGTGAAGTTTATGCCTCCGCCCATAATTGACAATGGAAACAACTTGAGCTGCGTAGATTCGAGCATTTATCCCAACCATCCTATCCAGCAAGCAGTCGCTTTTAAGCCGCTGCCCGTTATGATGAAAGTCCCAGAAGATGAGTCAATTCTCGTGCTTCCAAACAAACCCATGACCAGCCAGGTACCGGGCAATATTCTCGCCGGGAACACACCACTCGCCGGTTTCAAACCGGCCGGCGACTTGGTTACTCCGTTTAAAGGCATGTCGCTGAAGGACTTTGAACATCAGAGAAAGCTGATGGAAGAGCAGAATCGCCAGAAACGCGAAATTCTACATAAAGCAATCGAACAGCA CGCGCAGAAAACGGCCGCAGAGGCAAGTAAAATACAGGAAATTAAATCGGAACTCACCAAACTAGACTCGGAGCTCGCCGCGGATGTTGCCATTTTGCGGAAGCAAATTGACGCCGCAAGCTTACATTTCACCAACGTGGA GAAAAACTACCTCAACATTGAAAACCTTTTCCTCAAAGCTAAGGTGGAACTTCACCAAGCtttggagaaaaaggaaatgctCACCGAGCACCTCTGTGCAATCATTTCCCACAACGAGGAACGCAAGGCAAAGCGGTTGTCCGACCTTATGGAAAAGGTAGGCATTTCCGTGAACGGAGACTTGGACGATACTATCAACAGTAACAGCACTGTGGCAACGGACGCGAACAGTACTGCACATCCTCCGGGAAACTGA
- the LOC131206369 gene encoding histidine--tRNA ligase → MTDKDSLAAAIAVQGDLVRKLKSAATPDKPQINAEVQKLLALKEQLKQLQLGNDEACCGPPPGSEPGNRNLCLKTAKGTRDYGPEAMALRKRVLSKVIAVFQRHGAETIDTPVFELKEVLTGKYGEDSKLIYDLKDQGGEILALRYDLTVPFARYVGMGNVFNIKRYHIAKVYRRDNPQITRGRYREFYQCDFDIAGTYDPMLPDAECVKVVVEILTELEVGDFTVKLNHRKLLDGMFEACGVPADKFRTTCSSVDKLDKTPWDEVRREMIEEKGLDEATVDRIGEYVTLSGGIELVDQLEQDQHLQRSSSAMEGLKDMRLLLQYCEIFEVGHRISFDLSLARGLDYYTGIIYEAVLRASEPDDEIAVGSVAGGGRYDNLVGMFNPKRKQVPCVGVSIGVERIFSIIEAKTNGKTRTNETEVYVASAHKGLHLKRLEILNKLWGAGLKAEHSYKQNPKLLAQLQHCEEYQIPYAVVLGDGELSRGVVKLREIASRKEEELPVESFIEELRNRLKSSVGSTSN, encoded by the coding sequence ATGACCGACAAGGATTCGCTGGCCGCTGCCATCGCTGTGCAGGGCGACCTCGTGCGCAAGCTGAAATCGGCTGCGACACCTGACAAACCGCAGATCAATGCCGAGGTACAAAAGCTCCTGGCACTTAAGGAGCAGTTGAAGCAGCTTCAATTAGGAAATGATGAGGCTTGCTGCGGACCACCGCCGGGCAGCGAGCCGGGCAACCGTAACCTATGCCTCAAGACGGCGAAAGGAACACGCGATTACGGCCCGGAAGCGATGGCGCTTCGAAAGCGAGTGCTGTCTAAGGTGATCGCAGTGTTCCAGCGTCACGGTGCCGAAACCATCGATACACCGGTGTTCGAATTAAAGGAAGTTCTGACGGGCAAGTATGGCGAAGACTCAAAGCTAATCTACGATCTGAAAGACCAAGGCGGGGAAATACTGGCACTACGCTACGACCTAACTGTGCCGTTCGCTCGCTATGTCGGCATGGGCAACGTATTTAACATCAAGCGCTACCACATTGCGAAAGTGTACCGCCGTGACAACCCACAGATTACACGCGGCCGCTACCGAGAGTTCTACCAGTGCGATTTCGACATTGCCGGTACCTACGATCCCATGCTGCCGGACGCCGAATGTGTAAAAGTAGTGGTTGAGATACTAACGGAGTTGGAAGTGGGCGATTTTACAGTTAAACTAAACCACCGAAAGCTGCTGGACGGGATGTTCGAGGCGTGCGGTGTACCGGCGGACAAGTTTCGAACGACTTGCTCATCGGTAGACAAATTAGATAAAACGCCTTGGGATGAGGTACGGCGGGAGATGATTGAGGAAAAGGGCCTCGATGAGGCTACCGTTGACCGGATTGGAGAGTATGTGACGCTGAGCGGAGGAATTGAGTTGGTGGACCAATTGGAGCAGGACCAACATCTACAGCGTAGCTCTAGCGCCATGGAAGGTCTAAAGGATATGCGACTCTTACTGCAGTATTGCGAGATATTCGAGGTTGGCCACCGGATTTCATTTGACCTGAGTTTGGCTCGTGGGCTTGACTACTACACAGGAATTATTTACGAGGCCGTGCTACGAGCAAGCGAACCAGATGACGAAATTGCTGTCGGGTCTGTAGCAGGCGGCGGGCGGTATGACAACCTGGTCGGAATGTTCAACCCGAAGCGGAAGCAAGTACCGTGTGTCGGTGTTTCGATCGGCGTAGAGCGCATATTTTCCATCATCGAAGCAAAGACAAACGGCAAGACACGTACTAACGAAACCGAGGTGTACGTCGCTTCCGCCCACAAAGGCTTGCATCTGAAGAGGCTGGAGATACTGAACAAACTGTGGGGTGCCGGTCTCAAAGCGGAGCACTCGTACAAGCAGAATCCCAAGCTTCTTGCTCAGCTGCAGCACTGCGAAGAGTATCAAATTCCTTATGCCGTTGTACTCGGTGATGGGGAGCTTTCACGTGGTGTTGTTAAGCTCCGGGAAATTGCCAGCCGAAAGGAGGAAGAGCTTCCGGTCGAGTCTTTCATCGAGGAGCTTCGCAATCGGCTCAAGTCATCTGTTGGCTCAACATCAAACTAG
- the LOC131211824 gene encoding LITAF domain-containing protein: protein MSKDGPPPYGFVLPQSAPPSYAQAVGGVPPSSPFTPQAPVLNGAQIVTTVVPIGPQSTHMICPSCHAEINTQTTTSPGMIAYVSGFLIALVGCWLGCCLIPCCIDECMDVHHTCPHCKAYLGRHRR, encoded by the exons ATGAGTAAAGACGGACCGCCACCTTATGGATTCGTGCTCCCTCAGTCCGCTCCACCGAGCTATGCTCAAGCAGTGGGAGGAGTTCCACCGTCCAGCCCCTTCACACCACAGGCACCAGTTCTGAACGGGGCCCAGATTGTCACCACCGTAGTACCAATTGGACCGCAATCAACGCACATGATATGTCCTAGCTGTCATGCGGAGATCAACACGCAAACGACGACGTCGCCGGGAATGATTGCTTACGTGTCGGGTTTCCTAATTGCTTTGGTTGG aTGCTGGCTCGGGTGCTGCTTAATACCATGCTGCATTGACGAATGTATGGACGTTCATCATACATGCCCTCATTGTAAAGCCTATCTGGGACGACATCGGCGATAA
- the LOC131215465 gene encoding uncharacterized protein LOC131215465 — MAGKASKDGVNFQQHLYYYLMGLCHNRRIDFSILYEGNDKLYGAFDDVILKTHDQKPALYFVQAKQAQSESKQISIEDLFDMKKGIAKYIGSYKTYLDSGKFTGDGIPDEIIYWTSMECYKTTIQTLMQPCDSILPHIGSLNDSIVKYRFKDWKMLLLLDIAWKWAKICNAKPELKLLKAEYICESVAYALSEELLQKVENTDKLKFRDEFLHGKPEFLSSVSSKARSFREHFKTACQLHQRKEQFDIKCFMAKQFDASAFGLVPSEGEGKVNADSVQFEYKGLKQENLEMFFNLFRYYTNVPKGEDMLKILNELYDRFFEENLFEKHLVSRQETNNKQESEHYIKQRDLNSVIKIIKLKRKLVAPSVTNVEFSDESLAELREKLQDHVKRQLNLEIVAPNVVDWTANRVEKELLKITTCIVVRKKDLIMLSDELNCLPKKLIDCELHTIVVLDVEQSDKPRVLDLLQRKGNQLILIFIFATSTFTDRSSVMFEDKLDIKNVKFNFKQFGDKNLVLDDIFIPVTDFLQQTALDSIEKLAQLYQLKKIDVKSDFYQPDEPIYVQRTLMDEDKNAVTYETIRCDKTTSVFIVSDTAGQGKTIEILRFGKYLSENNATCLFFRAKKLATEFSHENLKCFTGYRDLLKLLQISPMSQFTEDMVVQCLENRNQIHLLVDGFDEIIEASQDVVIKLLEKVVQFKLCTVLIATRTEAKLKLKKSFNDAKVYQLGEFSYETYFKKLWLSDSSRSSPVLEENVEFFLSNFDSVFKRTGCKLFLEVPQLCKIMGSIYEDRIKRPNFQLHNNYEIGSIYDTFIRSQFDHAVNRYFDSNLEIHVYAMKLMRVDFYKMHTNMAYETEYNSEVDIHQYKHFARFGLISFRSSNYAEFIHRSVLEYFMVRSFLFAPQNVKEKDFMLFLKRHFCVSRANIADKLIDFFLGGKEQISKSALDNIQCYLATNANRLSIYVRITLNNATFNTLKLLLRAAPTKTVRNLKFRFGGSQTQQTIPNDSTDINLKRLGERQMILLLNTLRDSSAEGYLMNNVIFEADPNEEDMIEVAIRKPFPEVFNWVVSFIKEHNSLERTQYIQNRIPRYARTIITHCYADNKERMIDNIIRFCKANLERNVVQGYLRSLDLLGEVISHIEVVPNGKTFVEDHRLDLVRKILSVLEYYFDGDDLPSLKIRQRENVEGLRNEAIKSLLRQWVNGDK, encoded by the coding sequence ATGGCAGGAAAAGCATCAAAAGACGGCGTAAATTTCCAACAACACCTTTACTATTATCTGATGGGACTGTGCCACAACCGacgaattgatttttcaatactttacGAAGGCAACGATAAACTTTACGGGGCCTTCGACGATGTGATACTCAAAACGCACGATCAGAAACCGGCCTTATATTTCGTACAAGCAAAACAAGCCCAAAGTGAGTCAAAGCAAATCTCTATTGAGGATTTGTTCGATATGAAGAAGGGCATTGCGAAATACATCGGATCGTATAAGACGTACTTGGATTCAGGTAAATTCACAGGTGATGGCATTCCGGATGAGATAATCTACTGGACGTCTATGGAATGCTACAAGACCACCATACAAACGTTAATGCAACCATGTGACAGTATTCTTCCACATATAGGATCGTTGAATGATTCTATCGTAAAATATCGTTTcaaagattggaaaatgttatTGCTATTGGATATTGCGTGGAAGTGGGCAAAAATCTGCAACGCAAAACCAGAACTCAAATTGCTCAAGGCGGAATATATCTGTGAATCCGTTGCATATGCACTTTCTGAGGAACTATtacaaaaagtggaaaacactGATAAACTAAAATTTCGCGATGAGTTCCTTCATGGGAAACCCGAATTTCTTTCGTCAGTTTCATCTAAAGCACGTTCATTTCGAGAACACTTTAAGACCGCTTGCCAGCTACACCAGAGGAAGGAACAATTTGATATAAAATGCTTCATGGCAAAACAATTTGATGCCAGTGCGTTTGGATTGGTGCCCAGTGAAGGTGAAGGTAAAGTGAACGCAGATTCTGTCCAATTTGAGTACAAAGGATTGAAGCAAGAAaatttggaaatgtttttcaacTTGTTTAGATACTATACAAATGTTCCGAAAGGCGAAGATatgttaaaaatattgaacgaATTATATGATAGATTTTTCGAGGAAAACCTGTTTGAGAAGCACTTGGTGTCTAGACAGgaaacgaacaacaaacaagagaGTGAACATTACATTAAACAGCGTGACTTGAATTCAGTCATTAAGATAATAAAGCTGAAACGCAAACTTGTAGCACCAAGCGTAACAAATGTTGAGTTCAGCGATGAAAGTTTAGCAGAATTGCGTGAAAAATTGCAAGACCACGTTAAGAGACAATTAAATTTAGAGATCGTAGCCCCGAACGTTGTGGATTGGACGGCTAATCGTGTTGAAAAAGAACtgttaaaaataacaacatgTATTGTTGTGAGAAAGAAAGACTTGATAATGTTGTCAGATGAGCTGAATTGTCtaccaaaaaaattaatcgattGTGAGCTGCACACCATTGTAGTGCTGGATGTCGAGCAATCTGACAAGCCACGAGTACTAGATTTGCTACAAAGAAAAGGGAATCAACTAatacttatttttatttttgctacTTCCACTTTTACCGATCGTTCTTCTGTTATGTTTGAAGATAAATTGGACATTAAAAACGTGAAATTCAACTTTAAGCAATTTGGAGATAAAAATTTGGTACTAGACGACATATTTATACCAGTCACAGATTTTCTTCAACAGACCGCACTAGATTCAATCGAAAAGCTTGCACAATTATATCAACTTAAAAAAATTGATGTAAAATCTGATTTCTATCAGCCAGACGAACCAATTTATGTACAGCGAACGCTAATGGATGAGGATAAAAACGCGGTAACATATGAGACTATTCGTTGTGATAAAACCACCTCAGTATTCATTGTTAGTGATACAGCCGGTCAGGGAAAGACCATAGAAATTTTGCGTTTTGGAAAATACCTCAGTGAAAATAACGCTACATGCCTCTTTTTTCGAGCTAAAAAGTTAGCCACTGAATTTTCACACGAGAACCTGAAATGCTTCACGGGTTATAGAGATCTTTTGAAACTTCTACAAATATCGCCAATGAGTCAATTTACGGAAGACATGGTAGTACAATGTTTAGAAAACCGTAACCAAATCCACCTTCTGGTGGACGGATTTGATGAAATAATAGAAGCGAGTCAAGATGTAGTCATTAAGTTGCTCGAAAAAGTTGTTCAATTTAAGTTATGTACAGTACTGATCGCAAcgcgaaccgaagcgaagttgaaattgaaaaagtcctTCAATGATGCCAAAGTCTATCAACTGGGCGAATTTTCGTACGAAACATACTTCAAAAAACTTTGGTTAAGTGATAGCAGTCGATCGTCACCGGTTTTGGAAGAGAATGTAGAATTTTTCTTGTCCAATTTCGATTCTGTCTTCAAGCGCACCGGTTGCAAACTGTTTCTCGAAGTGCCGCAGCTGTGCAAAATAATGGGAAGTATCTATGAAGATCGAATCAAGCGGCcgaattttcaattacacaATAATTATGAAATTGGATCTATATACGACACATTTATACGCAGTCAGTTTGATCATGCTGTAAACCGGTATTTCGACAGTAATTTAGAGATTCACGTATATGCGATGAAATTAATGAGAGTCGATTTCTACAAAATGCACACAAATATGGCGTACGAAACGGAATATAATTCTGAAGTAGACATACATCAATATAAACATTTTGCGCGGTTTGGTTTGATAAGCTTTCGATCGTCAAATTACGCAGAATTTATTCATCGAAGTGTGTTAGAATATTTTATGGTTCGTTCCTTTCTATTCGCTCCGCAAAATGTTAAAGAGAAAGATTTCATGCTGTTTCTAAAGCGACATTTTTGTGTATCTCGTGCGAATATAGCAGATAAACTTATCGACTTCTTTTTGGGTGGTAAAGAGCAAATTTCTAAGTCCGCGTTAGATAATATTCAATGTTATTTAGCAACGAACGCTAATCGTTTATCGATATACGTTAGGATAACGCTAAATAATGCGACATTCAACACACTAAAACTACTGCTTCGTGCTGCACCGACCAAAACTGTTCGTAACCTTAAGTTTCGTTTTGGTGGatcacaaacacaacaaacaattcCAAACGATTCTACCGATATCAACCTGAAACGTCTCGGAGAAAGGCAAATGATTCTATTGCTCAACACTCTGCGGGACAGTAGTGCTGAAGGATATCTTATGAACAATGTTATTTTTGAAGCCGACCCAAACGAAGAGGACATGATCGAAGTTGCCATCAGAAAACCGTTTCCAGAGGTCTTCAATTGGGTTGTATCGTTCATCAAGGAACACAACTCTCTTGAACGGACACAGTACATTCAAAACCGCATTCCGCGATACGCTCGAACGATCATAACGCACTGCTATGCGGATAATAAAGAACGCATGATAGACAACATAATACGGTTCTGCAAAGCAAACCTGGAACGCAACGTTGTTCAAGGATATTTACGGAGCTTGGATTTACTCGGGGAAGTCATATCTCACATCGAAGTTGTTCCAAATGGCAAAACATTTGTAGAGGATCATCGGTTAGATTTAGTACGAAAAATATTATCCGTTCTAGAATACTACTTCGATGGAGATGATTTGCCTTCACTTAAAATCCGCCAAAGAGAAAATGTCGAAGGATTGCGCAATGAAGCGATCAAATCACTACTAAGACAATGGGTCAATGGCGATAAGTAA
- the LOC131215464 gene encoding protein trapped in endoderm-1-like has product MTEDGVFCSNEISIVAASSATFIAVLGTMGNVTTLLALGRHQPVRNRRRQPTTAFVLSLATADLLFCIAVMPLMALRYGRRQWPFLASAAGESFWCRLFPVALYGTVATSVLSLVALTVNRYILIVHPSWYSAVYRRSGMLSLQLAICWAIPYGLMALPLFEIWGRLGYDHRTFSCTVLPSIVSASFFTNHFSASPKKFIFIVGFALPFCAIVLCYTAIIETVRRQRRNLQQHAVKQIVASASPSSITTSSDDDERHLTRTTAAIFGCFLLCFLPLTIANVLLEDKDSGRAGGDLHVLASILTWHSAVLNPFIYALGSRQYRNAYWSVLRCKCSNSEENRRITLRSHRATMSPSVTKAKFHIPNSDNAGSISQTNSEV; this is encoded by the exons ATGACGGAGGACGGTGTGTTCTGTTCTAATGAAATATCGATCGTCGCCGCATCCAGTGCCACTTTCATCGCCGTGTTGGGAACAATGG GAAATGTTACGACCCTGCTGGCACTCGGGCGTCATCAACCCGTCCGTAATCGGCGGCGTCAACCAACAACagctttcgtcctttcgctgGCCACTGCTGATCTACTATTCTGCATTGCCGTCATGCCGCTAATGGCCTTACGGTACGGCCGCAGACAGTGGCCGTTTTTAGCAAGCGCTGCTGGCGAGAGTTTCTGGTGTCGgttgtttccggtggccctgtatggcacggtggccacttccgtGCTCAGTCTCGTGGCCCTAACCGTGAATCGCTATATTCTGATCGTCCATCCCAGTTGGTACAGTGCTGTGTACAGAAGATCTGGAATGCTATCATTGCAACTGGCAATTTGTTGGGCTATACCGTACGGGTTGATG GCATTACCACTGTTTGAAATATGGGGACGGCTTGGATACGACCATCGCACATTCTCTTGCACCGTACTGCCTTCGATCGTATCTGCCAGCTTCTTCACGAACCATTTCTCAGCCAGTCCAAAGAAATTCATATTTATTGTTGGCTTTGCTCTACCATTCTGTGCGATCGTACTCTGTTACACTGCTATCATTGAAACTGTAAGAAGACAGCGTCGCAATTTGCAACAGCATGCGGTAAAACAGATAGTCGCTTCAGCATCACCAAGTAGCATAACCACCAGCAGCGATGACGACGAGCGGCATCTGACTCGTACTACGGCGGCAATATTCGGATGTTTTCTGTTGTGCTTTCTGCCACTCACTATCGCCAATGTTCTCCTGGAAGATAAAGATTCCGGCAGGGCTGGAGGGGATCTTCACGTGCTGGCATCAATCCTCACCTGGCATTCTGCAGTTCTCAATCCTTTCATTTACGCCCTTGGAAGTCGTCAATACAG GAACGCATACTGGTCTGTCCTTCGATGCAAGTGTAGCAATAGTGAAGAAAACCGTCGGATTACGTTACGAAGTCATCGTGCAACAATGTCCCCAAGCGTCACCAAAGCAAAGTTTCATATTCCAAATTCAGATAACGCCGGAAGCATTTCGCAAACCAATTCTGAAGTCTAA